One region of Anaeromyxobacter paludicola genomic DNA includes:
- a CDS encoding FKBP-type peptidyl-prolyl cis-trans isomerase translates to MRRFAVSALVLTLASGAHGADPRPAAQPPAAQKTDLKPTAQPPADSTAPDEQTLAAIGATVTRELELFSLSKEEYAVVRRGMDDAFAGKGVDPGPAQARINAFAQARMKAAADRRKAEAKPFLDKAAAEKGAERTASGLVYLPLAAGTGAQPKAADTVKVHYTGRFPDGKVFDSSVQRGQPAEFPLGRVIPCWTEGVAKMKVGGKARLVCPADLAYGDRGGPGIPPGSTLVFEVELLGVSAK, encoded by the coding sequence ATGCGCCGGTTCGCCGTCTCCGCTCTCGTGCTCACGCTCGCCTCCGGCGCTCACGGCGCCGATCCCAGGCCGGCGGCGCAGCCGCCCGCGGCCCAGAAGACCGACCTCAAGCCGACGGCCCAGCCGCCCGCCGATTCAACGGCGCCCGACGAGCAGACCCTCGCCGCCATCGGCGCGACGGTCACCCGCGAGCTCGAGCTGTTCTCGCTCAGCAAGGAGGAGTACGCGGTGGTCCGGCGCGGCATGGACGACGCCTTCGCCGGCAAGGGCGTCGATCCCGGGCCCGCCCAGGCGCGCATCAACGCCTTCGCGCAGGCGCGCATGAAGGCGGCCGCCGACAGGCGCAAGGCGGAGGCGAAGCCGTTCCTCGACAAGGCCGCCGCCGAGAAGGGCGCCGAGCGGACCGCGTCGGGCCTCGTCTACCTCCCGCTCGCCGCCGGCACCGGCGCGCAGCCCAAGGCCGCCGACACGGTGAAGGTCCACTACACGGGCCGCTTTCCCGACGGGAAGGTCTTCGACAGCTCCGTGCAGCGCGGCCAGCCGGCCGAGTTCCCCCTCGGACGGGTCATCCCCTGCTGGACCGAAGGGGTGGCCAAGATGAAGGTGGGCGGCAAGGCCCGGCTCGTCTGCCCGGCCGACCTCGCCTACGGCGATCGAGGGGGGCCGGGCATCCCGCCGGGGTCCACCCTGGTGTTCGAGGTCGAGCTGCTCGGCGTCAGCGCCAAGTGA
- a CDS encoding Ig-like domain-containing protein — MRSLRIGALSLVALGLAACGTGQSNKGSLQTTVRLQGLAAGPVTKVTVAVTSSDPNETIAPIELTAGTPAGTYTGTFAQLRASTNGGPTYQLLAEAVDAGGTVLYRGSAAGVRVTEGVMSTIIIIANSTAPVVHTDYVPVRITAVEAAAQVRSGEQLTFKVTVNPDATGPVALQWSQMDVVDPATVFTDPTQGTTVWTAPTTPSFQTVHITVTASNGLAAPSSVTFDVAVTAKVDAPVQVTLNDAPVLASLTLGQPRVAPAQTVDLSVSASDPNGDALTYTFSKGTCTGSFGALEGAPQAASTAMFTAGSAIGVCKLAVTVTDANGLTATGTVALDVDPLQPPRTEVVTPTSPATVPNVVGVADDGAPGFLGGSIRATGTPKAELYFTPQGLFSRTGLKLGDIARLSFYTKKATSHTEDVLDWFLAIYTTPYAGQTSGWYGARVEAEAYLAKNLTETVGDWNLWDSSGTQNQLRFFESTAGYFGSYTDPTWSEFVAGNSLGGSGGRVVAAYQDLPILYFSVQTASGAAGFQGQLDGLRIELTDGSVTQVDFQP, encoded by the coding sequence ATGAGATCGCTGCGTATCGGAGCTCTTTCGCTCGTGGCGCTGGGCCTCGCGGCGTGCGGGACCGGGCAGTCCAACAAGGGGAGCCTGCAGACCACCGTCCGGCTGCAGGGGCTCGCGGCGGGGCCCGTCACCAAGGTGACGGTCGCGGTCACCTCGTCCGATCCCAACGAGACGATCGCGCCCATCGAGCTGACGGCCGGCACGCCCGCCGGGACCTACACCGGCACGTTCGCCCAGCTCCGCGCCAGCACCAACGGCGGCCCCACCTACCAGCTCCTGGCGGAGGCGGTTGACGCGGGCGGGACCGTGCTCTATCGCGGCTCGGCCGCCGGCGTGAGGGTGACCGAGGGCGTGATGAGCACGATCATCATCATCGCCAACAGCACCGCGCCGGTCGTGCACACCGACTACGTGCCGGTCCGGATCACGGCGGTCGAGGCGGCCGCCCAGGTCCGCTCCGGCGAGCAGCTCACCTTCAAGGTGACGGTCAACCCCGACGCCACCGGGCCGGTGGCCCTCCAGTGGAGCCAGATGGACGTGGTCGACCCGGCCACCGTCTTCACCGATCCCACGCAGGGCACCACGGTCTGGACGGCGCCGACCACGCCGTCCTTCCAGACCGTGCACATCACCGTCACCGCCTCCAACGGCCTCGCCGCCCCCTCCAGCGTCACCTTCGACGTGGCGGTCACCGCCAAGGTGGACGCGCCGGTGCAGGTCACCCTGAACGACGCCCCGGTCCTCGCGTCCCTCACCCTCGGCCAGCCGCGCGTCGCGCCGGCGCAGACCGTGGACCTGTCGGTGTCGGCCTCCGACCCGAACGGCGACGCCCTGACCTACACCTTCTCGAAGGGCACCTGCACGGGCTCCTTCGGCGCGCTGGAGGGAGCGCCGCAGGCGGCCTCCACCGCCATGTTCACCGCCGGCAGCGCGATCGGCGTCTGCAAGCTCGCCGTCACCGTGACCGACGCGAACGGCCTCACCGCGACCGGCACCGTCGCGCTGGACGTGGATCCGCTGCAGCCGCCCCGCACCGAGGTGGTGACCCCCACCTCGCCGGCCACCGTGCCGAACGTGGTCGGGGTGGCGGACGACGGCGCCCCCGGCTTCCTCGGCGGCAGCATCCGCGCCACCGGCACGCCCAAGGCCGAGCTCTACTTCACCCCGCAGGGCCTCTTCAGCCGCACCGGGCTCAAGCTCGGTGACATCGCCCGGCTCAGCTTCTACACGAAGAAGGCCACCAGCCACACGGAGGACGTGCTCGACTGGTTCCTCGCCATCTACACCACGCCCTACGCCGGCCAGACCTCCGGCTGGTACGGCGCGCGGGTCGAGGCCGAGGCCTACCTGGCGAAGAACCTGACCGAGACCGTCGGCGACTGGAACCTCTGGGACTCCTCCGGGACCCAGAACCAGCTCCGCTTCTTCGAGTCCACGGCCGGCTACTTCGGCAGCTACACCGACCCGACCTGGAGCGAGTTCGTCGCCGGCAACAGCCTCGGCGGCTCCGGCGGTCGCGTGGTCGCCGCCTACCAGGATCTGCCCATCCTCTACTTCTCGGTCCAGACCGCCTCGGGCGCGGCCGGCTTCCAGGGGCAGCTCGACGGGCTCCGCATCGAGCTGACGGACGGCTCGGTGACGCAGGTCGATTTCCAGCCGTAG
- a CDS encoding phosphatase PAP2 family protein: MTSPVRSSRWLAAALALALAAAGARADDALPAPPRYDLTLDLAVTGAAGAATLALLGLEGPLAPRACRWCSPPGFEASAARSLAWGNPGAAATSSDVLVGVMTAGVLGYALLDGYRRDDPKTGWVNVLLVTEAVSLAMLLDTGVKYAVGRERPYAWLGRSPSAAIDRERNLSFFSGHATYAFSLAAASGTLFLSQRVPGAPWILAASAGGAAAVAYLRLAARDHYLTDVATGAVVGTVIGWAVPHFFHPAEGARSSLRLAPAPGGIAVLW, translated from the coding sequence ATGACCTCGCCCGTCCGATCCTCGCGCTGGCTCGCCGCCGCGCTCGCCCTGGCCCTGGCCGCGGCCGGGGCGCGCGCCGACGACGCGCTCCCCGCTCCCCCGCGGTACGACCTGACGCTCGACCTCGCCGTCACCGGGGCCGCCGGGGCCGCGACCCTGGCGCTCCTCGGGCTCGAGGGCCCGCTCGCCCCGCGCGCCTGCCGCTGGTGCAGCCCGCCCGGCTTCGAGGCGAGCGCCGCCCGGTCGCTCGCGTGGGGCAACCCCGGCGCCGCCGCCACCAGCTCCGACGTCCTCGTGGGCGTGATGACCGCCGGCGTGCTCGGCTACGCGCTCCTCGATGGCTACCGCCGCGACGACCCGAAGACCGGCTGGGTGAACGTGCTCCTCGTCACCGAGGCCGTGAGCCTCGCCATGCTGCTCGACACCGGCGTGAAGTACGCCGTCGGCCGGGAGCGGCCGTACGCCTGGCTCGGGAGATCGCCCTCCGCCGCGATCGATCGCGAGCGGAACCTGTCCTTCTTCTCGGGCCACGCGACGTATGCCTTCTCGCTCGCCGCGGCCTCGGGGACCCTCTTCCTGTCCCAGCGCGTGCCGGGCGCCCCCTGGATCCTGGCCGCGAGCGCGGGGGGCGCGGCGGCCGTGGCCTACCTGCGCCTCGCCGCCCGCGACCACTACCTCACCGACGTGGCCACCGGGGCGGTGGTGGGCACCGTGATCGGCTGGGCGGTGCCGCACTTCTTCCACCCGGCGGAGGGCGCGCGCTCCTCGCTGCGGCTCGCGCCGGCGCCGGGAGGCATCGCCGTCCTCTGGTGA
- a CDS encoding diacylglycerol kinase family protein: MRTRLVPAPPARPPAGEGRVAAPGGLLASFGHAWRGLVHAVAHERNMKLHVAAGLAVGLAGGCVALPLAAQLGLLLCVALVLAAEAFNTALEALVDLCTTELRREARIAKDAAAGAVLALAAGAVLAGAAVVARAGPALSAARPRLGADAAIGAGVLAAAGWLLGRGHASGRANRVATALGGALLAGAAHRTVAWPFTGLAVALFALAAAAAARRSPQVSR; the protein is encoded by the coding sequence GTGCGGACACGGCTCGTCCCGGCGCCTCCGGCGAGGCCGCCGGCAGGCGAGGGGCGCGTCGCGGCGCCGGGCGGGCTCCTCGCCAGCTTCGGCCATGCCTGGCGCGGGCTCGTGCACGCGGTCGCGCACGAGCGCAACATGAAGCTCCACGTGGCCGCGGGGCTCGCCGTGGGGCTCGCGGGCGGCTGCGTCGCGCTGCCGCTCGCGGCGCAGCTCGGCCTGCTGCTCTGCGTCGCGCTGGTGCTGGCGGCCGAGGCGTTCAACACCGCCCTCGAGGCCCTCGTGGACCTGTGCACGACCGAGCTCCGGCGGGAGGCCCGGATCGCCAAGGACGCGGCGGCCGGCGCGGTGCTGGCCCTCGCGGCCGGCGCGGTCCTCGCCGGCGCCGCGGTGGTGGCGCGCGCGGGGCCGGCGCTCTCCGCCGCTCGCCCGCGGCTCGGGGCGGACGCCGCCATCGGCGCGGGCGTGCTCGCCGCCGCGGGCTGGCTCCTCGGCCGGGGCCACGCCAGCGGCCGCGCCAACCGGGTGGCCACCGCCCTGGGTGGAGCGCTCCTGGCGGGCGCCGCCCATCGGACGGTGGCGTGGCCCTTCACCGGCCTGGCGGTGGCGCTCTTCGCGCTCGCCGCCGCGGCGGCGGCCAGGCGCTCCCCGCAGGTGAGCCGATGA
- a CDS encoding polysaccharide biosynthesis tyrosine autokinase has protein sequence MTPSAPRDPSPIAVAPSTTSDSDEDEAGLAQYLGVLLASRGLILATTVAALLGGLLYTWLAAPVFRSDVLVQVEEKQKGVGALDELSGMLSTQTPADTEIEIIRSRSLVGAVVQELGLDVVAEPRHFPLVGAAIARHHRGEALAAPLLGLARYAWGGERIAVDRLAVSPRLENERLTLVAGEAGRYRLLTADGDLLVEGQVGQAAGTAGGPAQLFVSELRARPGTWFRLMKRPASEVVQKLQKDLVIAEKGKKTGIIRVELSSTDRERLVAILDAMATDYLRQNVERKSEEAQKTLEFVNAQLPVLRGKVEEAEQALNAYRSAHGTIDLSLEAKAALDRSVEIEKLVTELSLQRAELKQRFTDTHPYVVTIDKKLAEAEAERTHLVNQIKGLPQTELQSARLMRDVKVSNELYVLLLNKSQELKVAKSGTIGNVRILDRALVPRKPVHPEPVQTAGLAVVLGLVLGVVAAFVRRSLNRGVEDPDLVEAATGIGVYASVPHSDLQSQLGRGRKAAEGSGLLAVRDSTDLAIESLRSLRTSLQFALMDAPNRVIALGGPSPGIGKSFVATNLAAVLADAGERVLLIDGDMRNGRLHKVFGLERSPGLSEVIAGSVSFDEAVHRDVGPNLDLLPQGVLPPNPSELLMSAGYRKLVERVSAQYALVLIDTPPILAVTDAAIIGRTAGVNLLVLRAGQHPLREITLTLKRYGQSGIRPAGFVFNDVVRLAGRYGYGYGYGYGYHYQYDYKKRKSA, from the coding sequence GTGACCCCGTCCGCTCCTCGCGACCCCTCACCCATCGCGGTGGCGCCCAGCACCACCTCGGACTCCGACGAGGACGAGGCCGGGCTCGCGCAGTACCTCGGCGTCCTGCTCGCCTCGCGCGGGCTCATCCTCGCCACCACCGTGGCCGCGCTCCTCGGGGGCCTGCTCTACACCTGGCTCGCCGCCCCGGTGTTCCGCTCCGACGTGCTCGTGCAGGTCGAGGAGAAGCAGAAGGGGGTCGGCGCGCTCGACGAGCTCTCCGGCATGCTCTCGACCCAGACCCCGGCCGACACCGAGATCGAGATCATCCGCTCCCGCTCGCTGGTGGGCGCCGTGGTCCAGGAGCTCGGCCTGGACGTCGTCGCCGAGCCGCGGCACTTCCCGCTCGTCGGGGCCGCGATCGCCCGGCACCACCGCGGCGAGGCGCTCGCGGCGCCGCTCCTGGGGCTGGCCCGCTACGCCTGGGGTGGCGAGCGGATCGCCGTGGATCGGCTGGCCGTGTCGCCGCGCCTCGAGAACGAGCGGCTGACGCTCGTGGCCGGCGAGGCGGGCCGGTACCGGCTCCTCACCGCGGACGGTGACCTGCTCGTCGAGGGACAGGTCGGACAGGCGGCCGGGACCGCCGGCGGCCCGGCCCAGCTCTTCGTCTCGGAGCTCCGGGCCCGGCCCGGGACCTGGTTCCGCCTCATGAAGCGGCCGGCCAGCGAGGTGGTCCAGAAGCTCCAGAAGGACCTCGTCATCGCCGAGAAGGGCAAGAAGACCGGCATCATCCGGGTCGAGCTCTCGAGCACCGATCGCGAGCGGCTCGTCGCGATCCTCGACGCGATGGCCACCGACTACCTCCGCCAGAACGTGGAGCGGAAGTCGGAGGAGGCGCAGAAGACGCTCGAGTTCGTGAACGCCCAGCTGCCGGTGCTCCGCGGGAAGGTGGAGGAGGCGGAGCAGGCGCTCAACGCCTATCGCTCGGCGCACGGCACCATCGACCTCTCGCTGGAGGCCAAGGCGGCCCTCGACCGCAGCGTCGAGATCGAGAAGCTCGTCACCGAGTTGTCGCTGCAGCGGGCCGAGCTCAAGCAGCGCTTCACCGACACGCACCCGTACGTCGTCACCATCGACAAGAAGCTGGCCGAGGCCGAGGCGGAGCGCACGCACCTCGTGAACCAGATCAAGGGGCTGCCGCAGACGGAGCTGCAGTCGGCGCGCCTGATGCGCGACGTGAAGGTCTCGAACGAGCTCTACGTCCTCCTCCTCAACAAGTCGCAGGAGCTCAAGGTCGCCAAGTCCGGGACCATCGGGAACGTCCGGATCCTCGATCGCGCGCTCGTGCCGCGGAAGCCGGTGCACCCGGAGCCGGTGCAGACGGCCGGGCTCGCCGTCGTGCTCGGCCTGGTGCTCGGCGTGGTCGCCGCGTTCGTCCGCCGCTCGCTGAACCGCGGCGTGGAGGATCCGGACCTCGTGGAGGCGGCCACCGGCATCGGCGTCTACGCGAGCGTGCCCCACAGCGATCTGCAGTCGCAGCTGGGGCGCGGCCGCAAGGCGGCCGAGGGCTCCGGGCTCCTGGCGGTGCGCGACTCCACCGACCTCGCCATCGAGAGCCTCCGCTCCCTGCGCACCAGCCTCCAGTTCGCGCTCATGGACGCGCCCAACCGCGTCATCGCCCTCGGCGGCCCGAGCCCCGGCATCGGCAAGTCGTTCGTGGCCACCAACCTCGCCGCCGTGCTGGCCGACGCCGGCGAGCGGGTGCTCCTCATCGACGGCGACATGCGCAACGGCCGGCTCCACAAGGTCTTCGGGCTCGAGCGGAGCCCGGGCCTCTCGGAGGTGATCGCCGGCTCGGTGTCCTTCGACGAGGCGGTGCACCGGGACGTGGGGCCGAACCTCGACCTCCTGCCGCAGGGCGTGCTGCCGCCGAACCCGTCGGAGCTCCTGATGAGCGCCGGGTACCGGAAGCTCGTCGAGCGGGTCTCGGCCCAGTACGCGCTGGTCCTCATCGACACGCCGCCCATCCTGGCGGTCACCGACGCGGCGATCATCGGCCGGACGGCCGGCGTGAACCTGCTCGTCCTCCGCGCCGGACAGCACCCCCTGCGCGAGATCACGCTGACGCTGAAGCGCTACGGCCAGAGCGGCATCCGGCCGGCGGGGTTCGTGTTCAACGACGTGGTCCGCCTCGCCGGCCGGTACGGCTACGGTTACGGCTACGGGTACGGGTACCACTACCAGTACGACTACAAGAAGCGGAAGTCGGCCTAG
- a CDS encoding MraY family glycosyltransferase, translated as MKTAAIAFSLSAATSAWLTPVVGAAAHRYGFLDHALSSRKIHGRPIPRLGGIAIVVAFYAPLLALLLVHGSGVGARFWGDLPHALGLFLGGAVIAALGVYDDLFGAGARLKFAVQFGVAALMYAFGFRIDAIAVPLLHTVSVGWLGLPLTMLWIAGVINALNLIDGLDGLAGGTALIAVVATFVEATSRGNALMMLFMGALGGAILGFLRYNLNPARIFMGDTGSMFLGFVLAVSSIQTAHKSSAAVALAIPVVALGLPIADTLLAMARRAVRGVPLFAADRDHIHHRLLERGLTQKQAVRALWAASALLGCSAVALTRLSGVAAAAFLVGVAATFVLGLRRLGYLRMSCPRDLLERRRRNVMTLQAIREVGERLARADRGEDVWVAVCAAAPVLGVSCVALRRGGPAGANQPIVSDGFQEAGPAPFVARFSLRPERPGGDELELGWRDGRRKLSRDTEIAVELLCGYLHDALDRFDPDVPLAPARHEPGRSRLAS; from the coding sequence ATGAAGACCGCCGCCATCGCCTTCTCACTTTCGGCCGCCACCAGCGCGTGGCTGACGCCGGTGGTGGGCGCGGCGGCGCACCGGTACGGGTTCCTCGACCACGCCCTGAGCTCGCGAAAGATCCACGGCCGCCCCATTCCCCGCCTGGGCGGGATCGCGATCGTCGTCGCGTTCTACGCGCCGCTCCTCGCGCTGCTCCTCGTGCACGGGAGCGGGGTGGGGGCGCGCTTCTGGGGGGACCTCCCGCACGCGCTCGGGCTCTTCCTGGGCGGCGCCGTGATCGCGGCGCTCGGCGTCTACGACGATCTCTTCGGCGCCGGCGCGCGCCTCAAGTTCGCGGTCCAGTTCGGCGTCGCCGCCCTGATGTACGCGTTCGGGTTTCGCATCGACGCGATCGCCGTCCCGCTGCTCCACACCGTCAGCGTGGGGTGGCTGGGCCTGCCGCTCACCATGCTCTGGATCGCGGGGGTGATCAACGCGCTCAACCTGATCGACGGCCTCGACGGCCTCGCGGGCGGGACGGCGCTGATCGCGGTGGTGGCGACCTTCGTCGAGGCGACGAGCCGCGGCAACGCGCTCATGATGCTCTTCATGGGCGCGCTCGGCGGCGCGATCCTGGGCTTCCTCCGCTACAACCTCAACCCGGCGCGCATCTTCATGGGCGACACCGGGAGCATGTTCCTCGGCTTCGTCCTCGCGGTGAGCTCGATCCAGACCGCGCACAAGTCCTCGGCCGCGGTGGCGCTGGCCATCCCGGTGGTGGCGCTCGGCCTGCCCATCGCCGACACGCTGCTCGCGATGGCGCGCCGGGCCGTCCGCGGCGTGCCGCTCTTCGCCGCCGACCGCGACCACATCCACCACCGCCTGCTCGAACGCGGGCTCACCCAGAAGCAGGCGGTGCGCGCTCTCTGGGCGGCGTCGGCGCTGCTCGGGTGCTCCGCGGTCGCCCTCACTCGGCTGAGCGGCGTCGCGGCCGCGGCGTTCCTGGTGGGCGTGGCCGCCACCTTCGTGCTCGGCCTGCGCCGGCTCGGCTACCTCCGGATGAGCTGTCCCCGCGACCTCCTGGAGCGCCGCCGGCGCAACGTGATGACGCTGCAGGCGATCCGCGAGGTCGGCGAGCGGCTCGCCCGCGCCGACCGGGGAGAGGACGTCTGGGTGGCCGTGTGCGCCGCCGCGCCGGTGCTCGGCGTGAGCTGCGTCGCGCTCCGCCGCGGCGGGCCGGCCGGCGCCAACCAGCCGATCGTCAGCGACGGCTTCCAGGAGGCGGGCCCGGCGCCGTTCGTGGCCCGCTTCTCGCTCCGCCCCGAGCGTCCGGGCGGAGACGAGCTCGAGCTGGGCTGGCGCGACGGCCGCCGCAAGCTCTCCCGCGACACCGAGATCGCCGTCGAGCTGCTCTGCGGGTATCTTCACGACGCCCTCGATCGCTTCGATCCGGACGTCCCTCTCGCCCCGGCCCGGCACGAGCCCGGCCGCTCGCGACTCGCCAGCTGA